ATgtacatttatttgtttttcctttttttacaaaatatgaCATCGTATGGGGTAATAAAAAATTTTATCCaccattaattttaattgtggGGATATTCATTAGGTacatgtgtccaaagtatagtgTAATCAGAGATTATCAAATTATGAAaagaatttaaaaataaaaactcacTTACCAAAAAATAACGTCGGGTCTAGGTGAGCACGGATCGGATATCCCATCCGAAATCTGATTTCGGATTGGATATCCGAATCCGAAAATTGGGAAATTTGATATTTGTATCTGATCCGAAAAGtttcggatatccgaaaattttcggatcgggtatcccggatatccgatatccaatttcttaatatttttttaaattttttttactttgctTTCCATCAATTTCTCACTTTACTTGTAATCTCGCAGTGCActatccaaaacaaagaaataaaGTTCCTTATTATGAAATAGAGATATGTAATTAAAGAATACATGAATTCTTACTTTGTATAAAAGACAAGTACAAGAGCTAAAATCTCCGAAAAAATTATATTAATCGACGATCTCAAACAAACAACTAATTGTGCCGTAGTGTTAAACAAGCTCCTAGTGTTGCTTAGTTTTAACGTGTTACGGAGCATATAGTTCCTTAGTTtcgcaatagatgcatcatttcttttttcaaGTATCCCAACATGTATatttaaacattaatatctttaattgcgtgtaagtaaaaattataaaaaattgatatttggaatcctcaCATTAATACGAATTTAATAAGATCTCACTtaactatgtttttttttacataatgtgaaagaataattgtcaagattaattaataaatagtgtccaaaagagaaacgatgcatctattgcggaacggaggaagtacttcaTAAATTGTTCACATtgtaaaaactaaaaataaattgcattagattttatttttattttggatatTTTTCGGATATCGGATATCCAAAATAATGAAAATCAATATCCAAATAGGTATTTGGTATTTgaattttcggatcggatatctgaTCCGAATTCAATTTTCGGATCAGATATCCAAAAAATCGGATCAGATACGAATCGAATTTTTGGATATTCGGATTTTTAGATAATTTTTCTCAGCCCTAGGTCCAGCCGTCTAGGGAAAGGTTTGACACATGTGATGAATGGgtatgaaaataattttgtctatgtacccttattttttttttctatttttaataAACAAGATACAAAATGGGGCAATAACAAATTAATCCATCATTAGTTTTGATTAGGAGAATATCTTTAAGCTATATGTGTCCAAAGCATAATCTATTCAGACAACCAAATTGTCAAATAATctagaatagagttttaaaattaaaatatctcTTACCAGAAAATAATGACGGGTTCATCTTTCCAGGGATAGGTTTAACACATATGATGAGTGAGAATGAAAATAACTTTGTCTATGTCACTttatttgttttctgtttttaataaataagacactgaatgaggcaataataaatttatccatcattagttttaattagaaaaatatttatactttatatgtgtccaaagtataatgtAATCAGACAAATAAATTGTCAAATACTCTTAAAGTTTTAAAAGTCAAAACTCTCttgtcaaaaaataatgttgagTTCAGTTGTCTAGGGCTTGGCTTGAGGCGGGCTTGGATAAAAATACGGGTGATGAAGCagggttaattttattttccttcCGCGAGGCAGGGCTTAGGACGGAGATGAGTATCATACTTATCGTGGTGACGAGCATGGGGATGAGAATTTTAGGCAGGTATAGGTGTTCAGGGACCAACCCACCCCGCTCCGAAGTTATCTCTATATGAATAAGGTATATAGTGGGGTGAGTGTTAAATGATCGGGTAATGATGTAGATGGTAAGGGGGTATTAAGTGAGTATGATAACGAAGTAAAGAACGGATgagaataaatttatgtttgacaTGGGTTATGAAAGGGGAAGAACGTAAATTtatctatgtacccttattttattttattttgaatttgttaaaaTAAATAAGACAAGGAATGAGACAGTAACAAATCTATCCATCATTACTTTCAATAATAAGATTatctataagctctattttgatgataattgtctataGCTATAGTTTAGTAAAAGTTTAGATATGCAAATTCAATATTCATATCATAAATCcagcatcgcacgggtactatactagtattTCTCTATTTCTTGTGGTCTctacacttactcacatcatatttttactataataaaaccCACTACCCCCACTTTCTTCTtattttattactccctccgtcccggaatactcgacccggtttgaccggcacagagtttaagagacttgaattgacttatttaatttaataggtagtagttgatagtgtggtattattttaatgtagttagtgggatgtgggttaagaggtggggttgggggagagtagggattgaatttttaattattttttgtatggagtagggggtaggtgggttaataggggtggagtgagaaataatataatattgttagaatatttccatttttagaaacaggtcaagtattaagggacggcccgataaggaaaacaggtcaagtattccgggacggagggagtatattcaattcactctcctaaaacaacgtgccggtcaaagtgtatctctttttaaaatacgaaatGAGTAATAATTTGGACAAATTGtttttaccatctaaaaaaatcaaaaaattgtgttttaccacctgaaaaactCAAACTTGAATTTTAACAcctaaaagaaattaaaaacttATTATTTACCACatgaaaatggaaaaataattgAAATGTTATTTGGGGAGCCAAAGTAACGGTTATATTTCTgatagggtgatgataaaggtcgcaagttgcgacaatatttagttgtcgcaatcttacgtgtcggaatttaattggtacatataagcgCCACGTAGGGTATGCATCATTAGAATATTATTAataccaatgcaatatttttacaatgaacatatgtaaataaggtagctTTAAGTCTCATATGTGGCAAGCCACACCATTAACTCGATGGTATGGCGTGTTCACATTGATAATCAAGTAACATGGTCTTGCGCACCCATAGCATTTtgatatatgtttttttttttcgcaGTAACTGCAAACAGACAAACAAAAAACAAGCAAACCAagaaaaataaaccctagaacAAACAGTCATAATTTTATCCTTATTACATTTTTCTATAACACAGCCATCAAGCTCATTTGATGTTCTTATAATATCACCACATATTGTGACTAAATCCATTATGCAGGCAGGATAGCACTTAAACGTACGTGTTGATGATATTTATGCAGCTTGTGTAAATATTTATACTTTGTATATGTAGGTGAATCGCCTTTTGAATTCCAATCAGAATAGCCTTCATTTCTGCTTGACAAGCATCCAGAGCTTTCAACTTCTAACCATCTTGAACAATCAATCTGTTATTTTCCATAATGCTCCACCCAATAGTAGCTTCACCGTAATCCTTCTTCTTAACTTTCTTCCATGATCCTGCAATAATAAGATTGGCAAAACCCAGATTGTGAGAGCCTTTGATTACATACATAACATTCATTCCTTCTTGACGATGCCATTTACTTCCTGGCCATTGTTTCATCTTAACGACCTCCCGTGCTTGCTTTATATGCTTATAAATCAGATGCATAATACCATTGGGATTAGGATCAACATTTCTTAAGACAATCTCATTTCTATGTTACCATATTGACCATAAAACAACCTTAAAGATTATAACACGCGGGCTATTATACCCGTCTTCTTTCCAAAAAAGATTCAGAAAGTTCTTAATCCACTCTCTTACACCAACATGCTGATTAGCATAAACATTAATCCCCAAAGAGGAAGCTTTCCATGTATGGCTAGAAATGGGGCAGTCTCTAAACAAGTGGTTATCATTCTCTTGTGACTCCTTGCATAAAACACAATTTGCTTCCATCATCATTCCTCTTTTACATAAATTACTTTTGATTGCGATGGCTCTATTCATAATCTTCCAAACAAACATTTTCCACTTTGGAATCATTTCACATTTCCATAATCTTTTTTAGAACTTATCCTCTTTGTCTATGTTTTGATTTAAATTCTTCTCCAAGATCAGCTGGTTATACATGGATTTGACAGTACGTTGCCCCGTTCTATTAGCCATCCAACAAAATTGATCATCTTTATCCTCCTGTGAAACAGCATACTCAGAATCTCTCTAGCTGTATTAGGAGAAAAAGTTATTCATATTAAATGACAATTCCACCTTCTTTCATTTGGATGAAAAAGATCTTTAACCGTGACAATTCCACATCTGTTGTCAACTTCATCATTAATTCTTAAGGCAAACTTTCCTTGAAGGGAGCCACTTCTCATGTCTAATATCTACATTGCCCCTGTGTATAACCCTTCCAACACCTTTACTAATCTCTTGAACACTTTTTCATAAGCCTTTAAAACCCCATGATGCTTTATAATGGATATCCTTATCTAATGCAACTCAACAGGAGATTTCTTATAAGCAGCTTTCATGACCCTTGCGATTAATAATGATGGGGGTATTATGAATTCTAAAATCTTGCTTAGCTAGGAAAGCTTTATTATAAGTATCAACATTACGCAGACCCACCCCTCCTAAGCCCTTAGGGAGTTCCAACATAGTACGCTTTGTCCAAAAAATACTCTTATTATGAGCAGAGCCTTTCCACCAATATCTCATTAGGgctgaattaatttgattagtTATCTTTTTTGGAACATAAAACAGTGCTAACACATTTGAAGAAAGGGATGCCAGAATACCATTGATAAGAATTAATGTACCTGCTTGAGACAAACTCAAATGCTTCCACGATAGGGTTTTCCTGTGGACTTTATCAACTAGGGTTTGAAAAGATTTCGAAGATCTTCCATCAATTTCCACATCACACCCAAGGTATTTTCCCAATTTTTACGAACAAGGAGTACCAAGGATTTGTTTAAGCTCATGTATTACGGAATCTGGTGTGTTTGGGCTGAAAATGACACTAGATTTATCAAAATTTATTGCTTCACCCGAGATTCTACAGAAAGAGTCTATGGTACTCCTTATCTTTTCACACGAGGTCTtgtttgctttaaaacaaaataGAGAATCAGCAATACAACAAAAACATCAATTAATAGCGCCTAATTAATAGCGCTTATCAAAAAACGCTATTAATTATATCAAATAACAacactttattttttattgctgTTAAAGAAGCAATATTAATTTACACCATATTATAATATGGCGCTTTTCTTTAAACGTTGTGATTAATATAGTAGCTGTAGTaacttacaaaaaaaaaaagttaaaaaaaaaggcAAAACCAAGTTAAAGAACCAAAACCATCAACAGTTCAGCACCGCCCAAATTTCTTTCCCATGTTCTCCATCTTCCTCCTTCTCCCACCACGACTTCCACAGTTAAGGATTGAAGAGTTCATTTTCCCAAATCCAAAATGACAGAGTTCCCTTCAATCCAAATCTAGAGTTTTTTTTTCGTATTTTCAATTCTTCTCCGGCGAACATTTCTGCGCGGCGACGTATTATCTGGCGAACATATTTCCCGGCTGCGTGTGGTTGAATTACCAAGTCAAAGACTTTGAATCACTCTTAATCGTCTTGAAATATGCCAAAGATTTGCTCAAATGGGTTTAGGATTCCAATAAATTTTATCAGGTATCTCCCCCTTTTCTTCTGTGATTTTGTTGGGTTTGTTTTACAATTTTCTATTTAGGGGTTGAATTGGATTTGGGTTTTATCAATTGAAAGAGAAAATATTGTTGTTAGTATTATGtctttagaaaattcattaAGTCTATCGTGTTAGTAGCAACACCTAGGTTTAGGATGGGAAGTAGGGTGGCGCTGAAGAAGGGGACTGGGCAAGGGAAGTTGATTGAGCAACTTTTCGAGGTGGAAGGCTTCCTAGTACGAGTTGTCGAGTTCTACGCTTCATTTGAAGGAAACATCAGAAGATCGTGCAGGTCAGGGTAAGTGTTTTTAAAGCTAAGTATAATTTTACATGGCTATAATCAAGAAACTATAATTTGTTCTTTCCTGGGATTGTTTTGTTGCTGATCTAGGGAAGAAGCAGTGGATAGCTCGATTTGTTGCAATTGGGTTAGCCTGTGTCCTAGAAGTTCTTGTAGgatcatgtgttttttttactttttactgAGAAGAAACCTTCAAGGTAACATTATCGATTTGGTTATTGTCCACATATTTCTTCATTCGGGTTATATAGAAGCTTCATAATGTGCAAACTACAGATTTTTGACGAATGGACGGTCCcttgtttgatttttctagaATTATAACTTCTATGAGAAACATAAGCTAGGAGAAGGTGGTTTTTACCCTGTCTTCAAGGTAAGCATTTAAAAGAAATCTAAGGTTAATCTTTATGTTCATGATCTGACAATCCAAAGCTTTGAAACTTAATTACTGACCTGTATAATCTTTATAGGGTGTCCTACAAGACGGAACCAAAGTTGCTTCCAAACGGCTCTCTAATACATCTAATCAAGGAACGGATGAATTTACAAATGAAATTCTTCTAATCACGAGGTTTTAACACAAGAATCTGGCCAGGCTATTGGGATTTTGTGTAGAGGGAGCTGAAAGGCTGATCATCTATGAACTTAGGTCTTCTGGCGGCTTAGATTCATGGCTTTATGGTACTACAATGAGAATGGTCTTTTGAATGAACCATCTAATTATTGTTGCTTGGGATTAATTTGCTTCTTCTGTTGCGATTACAGATCCACTAAACAGTGCACAGATGACATAGCCGGAGAAAACGACTTGACATCATCAATGGGATTGCTCATGGAGTCCTTTATCTGTACAAGGATTCCCGACTGACAATCAGATACCGATACTTAAAGCCTAGCAAAAACTGTTGGATTCAAATTTCAGACCTGAATCCTAAGATTTCAGACTTTGGAAATGCCAGAATCTATGGAGCTGAAACTGAAGCAAGCACTGTCACTATAATTTGGTACATAGTATGTTCTTTTACCAGCTTATTGATTCTGCAACCATGTCCTTTCCCTTTCGGTTTTCTTGAATAGATGACTAATGCTACAAAAGAGGAGATGGCATCATACTTGAAGCGTGGGTCCATTGCTGGTGCTACTGGAAGCACTAATATGAATAGCCAGTCAAGGTACTTGCACACTAATTTAATTCCAAACCTTAAAGTTTAGTAATTTTCAAACATATCCTGCTCGTTCCTGTCCACCTACATTCTCCTCTGCCTCAAAATGTTTTGCCTACCTTTGAAGTTTGTGAGTCACAACAGGGAAATATTTGGAGCGGAGGGATTATTAATATTGTGGTTGTTTGCCTTACTTTTTCTAGAGAAGTCAGCAAAAGCCTTGCTGAGATGTTATGGTTTCTTATTagattaaaatattatttttaggtGAACCGAAGTTCTGTAAAGTTGGATATTTACAGGAAGTTCTCAAATGCACTGGTTG
This Spinacia oleracea cultivar Varoflay chromosome 6, BTI_SOV_V1, whole genome shotgun sequence DNA region includes the following protein-coding sequences:
- the LOC130462909 gene encoding uncharacterized protein → MMMEANCVLCKESQENDNHLFRDCPISSHTWKASSLGINVYANQHVGVREWIKNFLNLFWKEDGNEIVLRNVDPNPNGIMHLIYKHIKQAREVVKMKQWPGSKWHRQEGMNVMYVIKGSHNLGFANLIIAGSWKKVKKKDYGEATIGWSIMENNRLIVQDG